Below is a window of Streptomyces sp. WMMB303 DNA.
GCACCCGGCAGTACCCGCTGATCGTGCTGCCCACCAGTTGGGCCACCCCGCAGATCGAGTACTTCGCCCAGGCCCGCAAGCTCGCCGACTCCGGCTATGTCGTGGTCACCTACAACTCACGCGGCTTCTGGCAGTCCGGCGGCCGGATCGAGACCGGCGGGCCGAAGGACATCGCGGACGCCTCCCGCGTCATCGACTGGGCGCTGGCCCACACCCCGGCCGACGAGGACCGCGTCGGCATGGGCGGAGTCTCCTACGGTGCCGGCATCAGCCTGCTGGCGGCCGGCCACGACCCGCGGATCAAGGCGGTCACCGCACTCAGCGGCTGGGCCGACCTGATCGGCGCCATCTACAGCGGCCGCACCCAGCACCTCCAGGCGGCCGGGCTGCTCGGCGCCTCGGGCGAACTCACCGGCCGCCCCAGCGCCGAACTGCGGGAGATCCTCAAGAACTTCCTCTCCTCCGACCTGGACAAGGAGGACGAGATGATCGCGTGGGGCGAGAAGCGCTCACCCGCGACCTACCTCGACCAGATCAACGACAACGGTGCCGCCATCATGCTCGGCAACGCCTGGAACGACTCGATCTTCCCGCCCAACCAGTACGCCGACTTCTACGAGAAGCTGCGCGGACCCAAGCGGCTGGAGTTCCGCCCCGGCGACCACGCCACGGCCGAGGCGACCGGTCTGCTCGGGCTTCCCAACGACACCTGGTCGCACGCCCGCCGCTGGTTCGACCGCTATCTGAAGGGCGAGCACAACGGCATCGCCACCGAGGCCCCCGTACAGCTCAAGTCCCGCTCCGGCGGCGGCTACGAGGGCTTCGGAAGCTGGCGGGAGGTCTCCACCGGCAGCCGCACCGTCCCGCTGGACAGGACGAAGAAGTTGGCCACGGGCAAGGACTCCGGCGCCAACGGCGGCACGGTCCTGCTCACCGGCGTCCTCGACCAGTTCCTCAAGCTGCCGCCCCTGGTGTACGTACCGCTGCTGCCGCGCTCCCGGGCCGCCGTATGGCAGTCGGAGCGCTACCCGGAGAAGACCGCGGTGCGCGGAACGGCGACCCTGCACACGACGGTGACCAGCACCGAGGCGAACGGCACCGCCTACGCCTACCTCTACGACGTCGGCCCGCTGGGCACCGGCAGGCTGATCACCCATGCCCCCTTCACGTTCCACGACCGCACTCCCGGACAGCCGTTCCCGGTGGATCTGGAGCTGTTCTCCACCGCGTACGACGTCCCACGGGGCCACCGGCTCACCGTCGTCGTCGACACCGTCGACCCGCTGTACGCCGAGTACAACCCGGACGGCGCCCGGCTGGAGTTCACCTCACCCGCGCACGACCCCTCGCGGCTGACGGTGCCGACGGGAGGTGGGCGCTGACCTTCCGGGCCGGGCCCGGCCGCGGGGGCCTCAGTCCGAGCCGGCCCGGCGGTAGACGCGCCCCGCCCCGTCGGGCTCCCCCACCGGTGAGACCCGGATCGCGTCGCCGCCGACCGCGGTGATCCGCAGCGACTCGACCGACGCCGCGCACCCCGGTGCCGAGGCCCCGTCCACCCGGTCCGGCCCGTACGTCAGGGTCTCTCCCTCCGCACCGCCGAGGGTGTTCTCCCACACGCAGGACACGCCCGCGTGCTCCCCGGTCAGCCGGAGGGTGGCGGTCCCGACCCGGCCGCGGCGCAGGGTGAGGGTACGTTCCTCGCCCTGCTCCGTGGTTCCCTGCCACTCGCCCGCCATGCTGCGGGGCACGGGGGCCGCGGCGTCGCCCACCTTGCGCAGCTTCGCCGAGAGCGACCCGCTCGGATAGATCCAGGAGAGGGTGCCGTCGGCGCGCAGCCGCAGCGTCTGCTCCTGATAGGGGGAGCAGGTCCTGGACGCGGGATGGCTGCCGGTGATCCGGCTGGTGATCCGCAGCCCCGTGTCGGCGCCCTCGAAGGCCACCAGCGTCGCCTCGCCCTCGCACATCATGTCGGCACGGATGTTGACGGTCTTGGCCACGACCTCGCCCTGCTCGCCCTGCCGGATCTCGAACCGCCGGGTGATCGTGGAGCCGTCGGCGTCCTGGACGCTGCCCTGCCAGGCGCCCAGATACCCCCTGGGCAGCGCGCCGTCCGGAGCCGGGCTGCCGATGTCCTCGGGCGACGGAGTCCGCGACCCGTCGCCGGGGGACGCCTTCACCGCTGGATCCGGTTGCTGCCGTGCGGCATCCCCGCCGTTGTCGTACACGCGCAGCGCGACGAAGGTGCCGAGACCGGACACCAGCGCCAGCACCACACCGAGCGCCCCCAGCAGCATGCCGCGCCGGTGCGCGCGTTCGGGCCGGGCCGCGGCCGGGCCGTGCACGGTGTACCCCGGCGTGGCGGGCCGGCCGGGCCCGGGGGGCTCGCCACCGTGCGGAGGATGTGGGCCGGCGGGCGCGGTCGGCGGTCCCGTGACGGTCAACATGCCGTGCATCTGCGCCTCGCCGGGCGCCGGGGGCGGCGCCCCGGCCCCGGACGCGGTCTCGCCGCCCTCGGCGGCCGCTCCCCCGGCGCCGGACGCCGCGGGGTCGCCGGAAGCGGGGGTGTCACCGGGAGCGGGGGCCGCTGCGAAGTCGGTACCCGCCGGATCGGACGGAGTGACGGCGGTGGCCGGAGAGCCGGTCGCCGCAGTGGCCGCCGCCTCGGCACCGGCCGGATCGGGGCCGTCGGTCCCCGTGGCGCGCTCCTTCGGCTGCGGAGCGTCCGGCGCGGCCGGGGGCGGTGACTCCGGTGACTCCGGGTGTCCGGCGCCGGGAGCGGGCGGGACGGCGGGCGCCTCGGCGACCCGGGCCGCCGCTGCCCGGGCGCCGGGCACCTCCGCGTCCAGCAGACGTGCCGCGTGCCGGCCCAACCGGGCCACCAGGCCGGCCGGGAGCCAGGGTTCGGCGGTCTCCGCACCGGACGTACCGGGGCCCGGCTCGTCCTCGGGGTCCGCAGTCCGGTCCAGGATCTCCGACAGCCCCGGCCGCTGCGCGGCGGGCTTGGCCAGGCAGTCGGCGACCAGACCTCGCAGTTCCCCGGGAACGCCCGCCAGGTCGGGCTCCTCCTGGGTGATCCGGTACAACTGCACGTGCCCGGCGGCTCCGTCGCCCCCGAAGGGGGTGCGTCCCGTCGCGGCGAAGGCGAGCACCGAGCCGAGCGAGAAGATGTCGCTGCTCCCGGTCACCCGGTCACCGCGCACCTGCTCGGGGGACATGAACCCGGGCGAGCCGACGACGGCGCCCGTCCGCGTCAGATGCGCGTCCGCCACGGTCTCCAGTGCCCGCGCGATACCGAAGTCGATGACGCGCGGGCCGTCGATGGTGACCAGGATGTTCGAGGGCTTCACGTCGCGGTGTACCAGCCCCGCTTCGTGGACGGCACCGAGCGCGCGGGCGAGCCGGTTGGCCAGGATGCGGAGGGTGCGCGCGGGCAGCGGCGTCCCCCGGTCCGCGACGGCCTCGTAGAGGGTGATGCCCGGTATGTAGCCGGTGGCGACCCAGGGCGGGTCCGCCTCGGTGTCCGCGTCCAGTACCGGCGCCGTCCACTCGCCGCCGACCCGGCGCGCGGCACCGACCTCCTGCTCGAAGCGGTGCCGGAACTCGGCGTGTCCGGCCAGCTCCGGCCGGACCAGCTTGACGGCGACCGTACGGCCGCGCGGGGACTGGGCGAGGTAGACGCTGCCCATCCCGCCTTCGCCGAGCCGTCCCAGCAGCCGGTACTGGCCGATGCGTTCAGGATCGTCCGCACGCAGGGACCTCATGCCCTCTCCCCCGGTCCGTTCGGCCGCGACGGGCCGTCACACAGCTTTGCAGAGCGATCGTACGGCCTGTGATCAGGCGACAACCACGCACGGTGCACACCGATCCGTCCCGGTTCGGCGCCTCGGGGCCGCGGGCCGGGCCGCCTCCGCGTGGTGCACCTACCGGGCTCGTACGGTCGGCGTAGGGGATTCGGAGCGGAGGACGTACGCGCACCGGGCGGCAGCAGCCGAACGGGCCGCCGCACGCGAGGCGTTCGGCGGCCGGTCGCGGGCCCGCCCCTTCCCGGAGCGGGTGGTGCGGCCGATCCCGGCGGCGGCCGGGCGACCGCGCGGCTGGGGCCCGGCGGGCGGGGCGGCCTCGCGGCCCCGCCCGCCGCCGGGTCCATGCCGCTCCGTCAGTGCCGTGCGGGGTGTACGACCATCGCGGAACCGCCGCCGCGGCGCGCCGGCTCGGCCGCCGCGCGCCAGCGCCCCGTCCCGGGCAGCCGTCGCACCCCGGTGACGGCGCCGATCTCCGCCGTCTCCTCGAACGAGTGCCCGAGCGCGGCCAGTCGGCGGCGTACCGGGCTGTCCATCAGCGCGGGCTCGGCGACGGTCTTCGCCGTGTTCCGCTGGCTGGCCCGCGGCGCGGCGATCGCGTCGACGAGCGGCATCCCGCGGTCCAAATGATTGGTGAGGGTCTGCAGCACCGTCGTGATGATCGTCGAGCCGCCCGGCGAGCCCAGCGCCAGCACCGGCTCGCCGTGCCGCAGGACGACGGTCGGCGACATCGAGGAGCGCGGACGCTTCCCCGGGCCGGGCAGGTTCGGATCGTGCACCCCGGGAGCGCTGGGCACGAACGAGAAGTCGGTCAGCTCGTTGTTGAGCAGGAACCCCCGGCCGGGCACGGTGATGCCGCTGCCGCCGGTCTGCTCGATGGTGAGGGTGTAGGCGACGACGTTGCCCCACTTGTCGGCGACGGTCAGATGAGTGGTGTTCTCCCCCTCGTAGGTGGTGGGCGCCGCCTGGTCGGCGTCCCCGCGCTCGCAGGACTCCGGCCGGCGCGGGTCGCCCGGCGCCACCGGGCTGCGGAGGGCCGCGGCGTCGTCGATCAGGCACTCCCGTGCGTCCGCGAACCGCTGCGAGGTCAGTCCCCGGGTCGGCACGTCCTCCTGGGCCGGGTCGCCCACCCAGCGGCCCCGGTCGGCGAAGGCGATCCGGCTCGCCTCCAGATAGCGGTGCAGATACGCCTTCTCGCCGAGGGAGCCCAGATCGCTGCGTTCGAGGATGTTGAGCGCCTCGGCGACGGTGGTGCCACCGGAAGAGGAAGGCGCCATGCCGTACACGTCCAGGCCGCGGTAGGCGGTCCGGGTCGGGCGCTGGGAGAGCACCCGGTAGGCGCGCAGGTCCTCGGCCGTCAGATCGCCGGGCCGCACGGTGCGGTCCGTGCCCTCGGCCACGGGCGGCTTGCGCACCGCCTGCACCAGGTCGCGGCCGATTCCGCCGCGGTAGAGCGCGTCGGTGCCCTCGCGGGAGAGCTCCCGGTAGGTGCGGGCGAGATCGGGGTTCCGCAGCCGGGAGCCGACCTCGGGCAGTTCACCGCCGGGCAGGAACAGGTCGGCGGTCGCCGGGAAGTCGCGGAAG
It encodes the following:
- a CDS encoding alpha/beta fold hydrolase, which encodes MRPSPTSVRTASALLAGTLAATGLAAAPTAAAQPARTPATASLPDFVDIEGAGGITLKANVLLPAGASADSTRQYPLIVLPTSWATPQIEYFAQARKLADSGYVVVTYNSRGFWQSGGRIETGGPKDIADASRVIDWALAHTPADEDRVGMGGVSYGAGISLLAAGHDPRIKAVTALSGWADLIGAIYSGRTQHLQAAGLLGASGELTGRPSAELREILKNFLSSDLDKEDEMIAWGEKRSPATYLDQINDNGAAIMLGNAWNDSIFPPNQYADFYEKLRGPKRLEFRPGDHATAEATGLLGLPNDTWSHARRWFDRYLKGEHNGIATEAPVQLKSRSGGGYEGFGSWREVSTGSRTVPLDRTKKLATGKDSGANGGTVLLTGVLDQFLKLPPLVYVPLLPRSRAAVWQSERYPEKTAVRGTATLHTTVTSTEANGTAYAYLYDVGPLGTGRLITHAPFTFHDRTPGQPFPVDLELFSTAYDVPRGHRLTVVVDTVDPLYAEYNPDGARLEFTSPAHDPSRLTVPTGGGR
- a CDS encoding serine/threonine-protein kinase, with the protein product MRSLRADDPERIGQYRLLGRLGEGGMGSVYLAQSPRGRTVAVKLVRPELAGHAEFRHRFEQEVGAARRVGGEWTAPVLDADTEADPPWVATGYIPGITLYEAVADRGTPLPARTLRILANRLARALGAVHEAGLVHRDVKPSNILVTIDGPRVIDFGIARALETVADAHLTRTGAVVGSPGFMSPEQVRGDRVTGSSDIFSLGSVLAFAATGRTPFGGDGAAGHVQLYRITQEEPDLAGVPGELRGLVADCLAKPAAQRPGLSEILDRTADPEDEPGPGTSGAETAEPWLPAGLVARLGRHAARLLDAEVPGARAAAARVAEAPAVPPAPGAGHPESPESPPPAAPDAPQPKERATGTDGPDPAGAEAAATAATGSPATAVTPSDPAGTDFAAAPAPGDTPASGDPAASGAGGAAAEGGETASGAGAPPPAPGEAQMHGMLTVTGPPTAPAGPHPPHGGEPPGPGRPATPGYTVHGPAAARPERAHRRGMLLGALGVVLALVSGLGTFVALRVYDNGGDAARQQPDPAVKASPGDGSRTPSPEDIGSPAPDGALPRGYLGAWQGSVQDADGSTITRRFEIRQGEQGEVVAKTVNIRADMMCEGEATLVAFEGADTGLRITSRITGSHPASRTCSPYQEQTLRLRADGTLSWIYPSGSLSAKLRKVGDAAAPVPRSMAGEWQGTTEQGEERTLTLRRGRVGTATLRLTGEHAGVSCVWENTLGGAEGETLTYGPDRVDGASAPGCAASVESLRITAVGGDAIRVSPVGEPDGAGRVYRRAGSD
- the ggt gene encoding gamma-glutamyltransferase, which produces MLGTGAVVAGLLGAAPAQPDRHPAGHGHPPGKSPVATGYGGAVSSVDADASAAGIRVLKHGGNAADAAVATAAALGVTEPYSAGIGGGGYFVYYDAATRRVHTLDGRETAPRSADRNLFTEDGEPLPFDQAVTSGLGVGTPGTAATWEKALRAYGTKSLAQALRPATELARRGFTVDRTFRDQTAQNEDRFRDFPATADLFLPGGELPEVGSRLRNPDLARTYRELSREGTDALYRGGIGRDLVQAVRKPPVAEGTDRTVRPGDLTAEDLRAYRVLSQRPTRTAYRGLDVYGMAPSSSGGTTVAEALNILERSDLGSLGEKAYLHRYLEASRIAFADRGRWVGDPAQEDVPTRGLTSQRFADARECLIDDAAALRSPVAPGDPRRPESCERGDADQAAPTTYEGENTTHLTVADKWGNVVAYTLTIEQTGGSGITVPGRGFLLNNELTDFSFVPSAPGVHDPNLPGPGKRPRSSMSPTVVLRHGEPVLALGSPGGSTIITTVLQTLTNHLDRGMPLVDAIAAPRASQRNTAKTVAEPALMDSPVRRRLAALGHSFEETAEIGAVTGVRRLPGTGRWRAAAEPARRGGGSAMVVHPARH